A part of Saccopteryx bilineata isolate mSacBil1 chromosome 12, mSacBil1_pri_phased_curated, whole genome shotgun sequence genomic DNA contains:
- the PHF10 gene encoding PHD finger protein 10 isoform X2, whose amino-acid sequence MAVAAAALAARGARGGRGRPPGGGRAEGAGPGRRAARAAVAAAAAAGTRRRRRRRRRRGALGLMAAAGPGTALSPRPCDSDPATPGAQSPKDDIEDNSNDGTQPSKRRRMGSGDSSRSCETSSQDLSFSYYPAENLIEYKWPPDETGEYYMLQEQVSEYLGVTSFKRKYPERRDLSHKEKLYLRELNVITETQCTLGLTALRSDEVIDLMIKEYPAKHAEYSVILQEKERQRITDHYKEYSQMQQQNTQKVEASKVPEYIKKAARKAAEFNSNLNRERMEERRAYFDLQTHVIQVPQGKYRVLPTERTKVSSYPVALIPGQFQEYYKRYSPDELRYLPLNTALYEPPLDPELPALDSDGDSDDAEDGRGDEKRRNKGTSDSSGNVSEGEGLPEGQEEAFPGRQRPKDKAATPRKDAAKRSVLSKSVPGYKPKVIPNALCGICLKGKESNKKGKPEPLIHCSQCENSGHPSCLDMTMELVSVIKTYPWQCMECKTCIICGQPHHEEEMMFCDVCDRGYHTFCVGLGAIPSGRWICDCCQRAPPTPRKVGRRGKNSKEG is encoded by the exons atggcggtggcggcggcggcgctggCGGCCCGCGGGGCGCGCGGCGGGAGGGGCCGGCCCCCGGGCGGCGGGCGGGcagagggggcggggccggggcggcgGGCGGCCCgcgcggcggtggcggcggcggcggcggccgggaCGAGGCGACGGCGGCGGAGGAGGCGGCGGCGCGGGGCGCTCGGGCTGATGGCGGCGGCCGGGCCCGGGACGGCGCTATCCCCGCGGCCGTGCGATAGCGACCCGGCCACTCCCGGCGCGCAGTCCCCGAAG GATGATATTGAAGATAATTCAAATGATGGGACCCAGCCATCTAAGAGGAGGCGAATGGGCTCCGGAGACAGTTCTAGGAGCTGTGAAACTTCAAGTCAGGATCTCAG CTTTAGCTACTATCCGGCAGAAAACTTGATCGAGTACAAGTGGCCGCCGGACGAGACGGGCGAATACTACATGCTTCAAGAACAAGTTAGTGAATATTTGGGTGTGACCTCCTTTAAACGGAAGTATCCAG AGCGACGAGATTTGTCTCATAAGGAGAAACTCTACCTGAGAGAGTTAAATGTCATTACAGAAACTCAGTGCACTCTAG GTTTAACAGCATTGCGCAGTGATGAAGTGATTGATTTAATGATTAAAGAATACCCTGCCAAGCATGCTGAATATTCTGTTATTCTACAAGAGAAAGAACGTCAGCGAATTACAGATCACTATAAGGAGTATTCT caaaTGCAACAACAGAACACACAGAAAGTGGAAGCCAGCAAAGTGCCTGAGTACATTAAGAAAGCTGCCAGGAAAGCCGCTGAGTTCAACAGCAACCTGAACCGGGAGCGCATGGAGGAGAGACGGGCGTACTTCGACTTGCAGACTCAC GTCATCCAGGTGCCCCAAGGGAAGTACCGAGTGTTACCCACAGAGCGGACCAAGGTCAGCTCCTACCCAGTGGCCCTCATCCCCGGACAGTTCCAGGAATATTACAAAAG GTACTCACCGGACGAACTGCGCTATTTGCCGTTAAACACAGCACTGTATGAGCCCCCTCTGGACCCTGAGCTCCCTGCTCTCGACAGTGACGGTGACTCAGATGATGCCGAGGACGGTCGAGGGGAcgagaaaaggagaaataaaggcaCTTCG GACAGCTCCGGCAACGTGTCCGAGGGCGAAGGCCTTCCCGAGGGCCAGGAGGAGGCCTTCCCGGGGAGACAGAGGCCCAAGGACAAAGCCGCCACGCCCCGGAAGGACGCTGCGAAGCGCTCTGTACTGTCCAAGTCAGTTCCCGGGtacaag CCAAAGGTCATTCCAAATGCTCTATGTGGAATTTGTCTGAAGGGTAAGGAGTCCAACAAGAAAGGGAAGCCTGAGCCACTTATACACTGCTCCCAGTGTGAAAACAGTG GGCATCCCTCTTGCCTGGACATGACCATGGAGCTTGTTTCTGTCATTAAGACCTACCCATGGCAATGTATGGAATGTAAAACTTGCATTATTTGTGGACAGCCCCACCATGAAGAGGAAATGATGTTCTGtgatgtgtgtgacagaggctaTCACACTTTTTGTGTGGGCCTTGGTGCTATTCCATCAG
- the PHF10 gene encoding PHD finger protein 10 isoform X1: MAVAAAALAARGARGGRGRPPGGGRAEGAGPGRRAARAAVAAAAAAGTRRRRRRRRRRGALGLMAAAGPGTALSPRPCDSDPATPGAQSPKDDIEDNSNDGTQPSKRRRMGSGDSSRSCETSSQDLSFSYYPAENLIEYKWPPDETGEYYMLQEQVSEYLGVTSFKRKYPDLERRDLSHKEKLYLRELNVITETQCTLGLTALRSDEVIDLMIKEYPAKHAEYSVILQEKERQRITDHYKEYSQMQQQNTQKVEASKVPEYIKKAARKAAEFNSNLNRERMEERRAYFDLQTHVIQVPQGKYRVLPTERTKVSSYPVALIPGQFQEYYKRYSPDELRYLPLNTALYEPPLDPELPALDSDGDSDDAEDGRGDEKRRNKGTSDSSGNVSEGEGLPEGQEEAFPGRQRPKDKAATPRKDAAKRSVLSKSVPGYKPKVIPNALCGICLKGKESNKKGKPEPLIHCSQCENSGHPSCLDMTMELVSVIKTYPWQCMECKTCIICGQPHHEEEMMFCDVCDRGYHTFCVGLGAIPSGRWICDCCQRAPPTPRKVGRRGKNSKEG, from the exons atggcggtggcggcggcggcgctggCGGCCCGCGGGGCGCGCGGCGGGAGGGGCCGGCCCCCGGGCGGCGGGCGGGcagagggggcggggccggggcggcgGGCGGCCCgcgcggcggtggcggcggcggcggcggccgggaCGAGGCGACGGCGGCGGAGGAGGCGGCGGCGCGGGGCGCTCGGGCTGATGGCGGCGGCCGGGCCCGGGACGGCGCTATCCCCGCGGCCGTGCGATAGCGACCCGGCCACTCCCGGCGCGCAGTCCCCGAAG GATGATATTGAAGATAATTCAAATGATGGGACCCAGCCATCTAAGAGGAGGCGAATGGGCTCCGGAGACAGTTCTAGGAGCTGTGAAACTTCAAGTCAGGATCTCAG CTTTAGCTACTATCCGGCAGAAAACTTGATCGAGTACAAGTGGCCGCCGGACGAGACGGGCGAATACTACATGCTTCAAGAACAAGTTAGTGAATATTTGGGTGTGACCTCCTTTAAACGGAAGTATCCAG ATTTAGAGCGACGAGATTTGTCTCATAAGGAGAAACTCTACCTGAGAGAGTTAAATGTCATTACAGAAACTCAGTGCACTCTAG GTTTAACAGCATTGCGCAGTGATGAAGTGATTGATTTAATGATTAAAGAATACCCTGCCAAGCATGCTGAATATTCTGTTATTCTACAAGAGAAAGAACGTCAGCGAATTACAGATCACTATAAGGAGTATTCT caaaTGCAACAACAGAACACACAGAAAGTGGAAGCCAGCAAAGTGCCTGAGTACATTAAGAAAGCTGCCAGGAAAGCCGCTGAGTTCAACAGCAACCTGAACCGGGAGCGCATGGAGGAGAGACGGGCGTACTTCGACTTGCAGACTCAC GTCATCCAGGTGCCCCAAGGGAAGTACCGAGTGTTACCCACAGAGCGGACCAAGGTCAGCTCCTACCCAGTGGCCCTCATCCCCGGACAGTTCCAGGAATATTACAAAAG GTACTCACCGGACGAACTGCGCTATTTGCCGTTAAACACAGCACTGTATGAGCCCCCTCTGGACCCTGAGCTCCCTGCTCTCGACAGTGACGGTGACTCAGATGATGCCGAGGACGGTCGAGGGGAcgagaaaaggagaaataaaggcaCTTCG GACAGCTCCGGCAACGTGTCCGAGGGCGAAGGCCTTCCCGAGGGCCAGGAGGAGGCCTTCCCGGGGAGACAGAGGCCCAAGGACAAAGCCGCCACGCCCCGGAAGGACGCTGCGAAGCGCTCTGTACTGTCCAAGTCAGTTCCCGGGtacaag CCAAAGGTCATTCCAAATGCTCTATGTGGAATTTGTCTGAAGGGTAAGGAGTCCAACAAGAAAGGGAAGCCTGAGCCACTTATACACTGCTCCCAGTGTGAAAACAGTG GGCATCCCTCTTGCCTGGACATGACCATGGAGCTTGTTTCTGTCATTAAGACCTACCCATGGCAATGTATGGAATGTAAAACTTGCATTATTTGTGGACAGCCCCACCATGAAGAGGAAATGATGTTCTGtgatgtgtgtgacagaggctaTCACACTTTTTGTGTGGGCCTTGGTGCTATTCCATCAG
- the PHF10 gene encoding PHD finger protein 10 isoform X3 produces MGSGDSSRSCETSSQDLSFSYYPAENLIEYKWPPDETGEYYMLQEQVSEYLGVTSFKRKYPDLERRDLSHKEKLYLRELNVITETQCTLGLTALRSDEVIDLMIKEYPAKHAEYSVILQEKERQRITDHYKEYSQMQQQNTQKVEASKVPEYIKKAARKAAEFNSNLNRERMEERRAYFDLQTHVIQVPQGKYRVLPTERTKVSSYPVALIPGQFQEYYKRYSPDELRYLPLNTALYEPPLDPELPALDSDGDSDDAEDGRGDEKRRNKGTSDSSGNVSEGEGLPEGQEEAFPGRQRPKDKAATPRKDAAKRSVLSKSVPGYKPKVIPNALCGICLKGKESNKKGKPEPLIHCSQCENSGHPSCLDMTMELVSVIKTYPWQCMECKTCIICGQPHHEEEMMFCDVCDRGYHTFCVGLGAIPSGRWICDCCQRAPPTPRKVGRRGKNSKEG; encoded by the exons ATGGGCTCCGGAGACAGTTCTAGGAGCTGTGAAACTTCAAGTCAGGATCTCAG CTTTAGCTACTATCCGGCAGAAAACTTGATCGAGTACAAGTGGCCGCCGGACGAGACGGGCGAATACTACATGCTTCAAGAACAAGTTAGTGAATATTTGGGTGTGACCTCCTTTAAACGGAAGTATCCAG ATTTAGAGCGACGAGATTTGTCTCATAAGGAGAAACTCTACCTGAGAGAGTTAAATGTCATTACAGAAACTCAGTGCACTCTAG GTTTAACAGCATTGCGCAGTGATGAAGTGATTGATTTAATGATTAAAGAATACCCTGCCAAGCATGCTGAATATTCTGTTATTCTACAAGAGAAAGAACGTCAGCGAATTACAGATCACTATAAGGAGTATTCT caaaTGCAACAACAGAACACACAGAAAGTGGAAGCCAGCAAAGTGCCTGAGTACATTAAGAAAGCTGCCAGGAAAGCCGCTGAGTTCAACAGCAACCTGAACCGGGAGCGCATGGAGGAGAGACGGGCGTACTTCGACTTGCAGACTCAC GTCATCCAGGTGCCCCAAGGGAAGTACCGAGTGTTACCCACAGAGCGGACCAAGGTCAGCTCCTACCCAGTGGCCCTCATCCCCGGACAGTTCCAGGAATATTACAAAAG GTACTCACCGGACGAACTGCGCTATTTGCCGTTAAACACAGCACTGTATGAGCCCCCTCTGGACCCTGAGCTCCCTGCTCTCGACAGTGACGGTGACTCAGATGATGCCGAGGACGGTCGAGGGGAcgagaaaaggagaaataaaggcaCTTCG GACAGCTCCGGCAACGTGTCCGAGGGCGAAGGCCTTCCCGAGGGCCAGGAGGAGGCCTTCCCGGGGAGACAGAGGCCCAAGGACAAAGCCGCCACGCCCCGGAAGGACGCTGCGAAGCGCTCTGTACTGTCCAAGTCAGTTCCCGGGtacaag CCAAAGGTCATTCCAAATGCTCTATGTGGAATTTGTCTGAAGGGTAAGGAGTCCAACAAGAAAGGGAAGCCTGAGCCACTTATACACTGCTCCCAGTGTGAAAACAGTG GGCATCCCTCTTGCCTGGACATGACCATGGAGCTTGTTTCTGTCATTAAGACCTACCCATGGCAATGTATGGAATGTAAAACTTGCATTATTTGTGGACAGCCCCACCATGAAGAGGAAATGATGTTCTGtgatgtgtgtgacagaggctaTCACACTTTTTGTGTGGGCCTTGGTGCTATTCCATCAG